The following are encoded together in the Equus quagga isolate Etosha38 chromosome 15, UCLA_HA_Equagga_1.0, whole genome shotgun sequence genome:
- the ADORA2A gene encoding adenosine receptor A2a gives MPTVDSLVYIMVELAIALLAILGNMLVCWAVWLNSNLQNVTNYFVVSLAAADIAVGVLAIPFAITISTGFCAACHGCLFIACFVLVLTQSSIFSLLAIAIDRYIAIRIPLRYNGLVTGTRAKGVIAVCWVLSFAIGLTPMLGWNNCHHGGEGKNQSQGCGEGQVACLFEDVVPMNYMVYYNFFACVLVPLLLMLGVYLRIFLAARRQLKQMETQPLPGERARSTLQKEVHAAKSLAIIVGLFALCWLPLHIINCFTFFCPECPHAPLWLMYPAIILSHFNSVVNPFIYAYRIREFRHTFHKIIRSHILRRQEPFKAGGTSARALAAHGSDAEQVSLRLNGHPSGVCPNGSAPHPERRPNGYALGLVSRASARESPGDTGLPDVELLSHELHGASPESPGLEGPLAQDRAGVS, from the exons ATGCCCACCGTGGACTCCTTGGTGTACATCATGGTGGAGCTGGCCATCGCTCTGCTGGCCATCCTGGGCAACATGCTGGTGTGCTGGGCCGTGTGGCTGAACAGCAACCTGCAGAACGTCACCAACTACTTTGTGGTGTCACTGGCAGCGGCCGACATCGCTGTGGGGGTCCTTGCCATCCCCTTCGCCATCACCATCAGCACAGGGTTCTGTGCCGCCTGCCACGGCTGCCTCTTCATCGCCTGCTTCGTGCTGGTCCTCACGCAGAGCTCCATCTTCAGCCTCCTGGCCATCGCCATTGACCGCTACATCGCCATCCGCATCCCACTCCG ATACAATGGCTTGGTGACCGGCACGAGGGCCAAGGGCGTCATTGCAGTCTGCTGGGTGCTGTCGTTTGCCATCGGCCTGACGCCCATGCTGGGCTGGAACAACTGCCATCACGGGGGGGAGGGCAAGAACCAGTCGCAGGGCTGCGGCGAGGGCCAGGTGGCCTGCCTCTTTGAGGACGTGGTCCCCATGAACTACATGGTGTATTACAACTTCTTTGCTTGCGTTCTGGTGCCCCTGCTGCTCATGCTGGGCGTCTACTTGCGGATCTTCCTGGCGGCCCGGCGACAGCTGAAGCAGATGGAGACCCAGCCTCTGCCGGGGGAGCGGGCTCGGTCCACGCTGCAGAAGGAGGTCCACGCCGCCAAGTCGCTGGCCATCATTGTGGGGCTCTTCGCCCTCTGCTGGCTGCCCCTGCACATCATCAACTGCTTCACCTTCTTCTGCCCCGAGTGCCCGCACGCCCCGCTCTGGCTCATGTACCCGGCCATCATCCTCTCCCACTTCAATTCCGTCGTGAACCCCTTCATCTACGCCTACCGCATCCGCGAGTTCCGCCACACCTTCCACAAGATCATTCGCAGTCACATCCTGAGGCGGCAGGAGCCCTTCAAGGCAGGGGGCACCAGTGCCCGGGCCTTGGCAGCTCATGGCAGCGATGCAGAGCAGGTCAGCCTCCGCCTCAACGGCCACCCTTCTGGGGTGTGCCCCAATGGCAGCGCCCCCCATCCTGAGCGGCGGCCCAATGGCTATGCCCTGGGGCTGGTGAGTCGGGCGAGTGCCCGCGAGTCCCCTGGAGACACAGGCCTCCCAGATGTGGAACTCCTCAGCCACGAGCTCCATGGGGCGAGCCCAGAGTCCCCTGGCCTCGAGGGGCCCCTGGCCCAAGACAGAGCGGGAGTGTCCTGA
- the LOC124227225 gene encoding proline-rich protein 2-like, which translates to MAVPGTQSSLLLWPVAPSFIPLGRPAPNPSRAATIPAIPTSVSGSPAGGQGRSESRTHPPGLGPLLRCLVRLPPPPSAARAGGQTPLSGRARRWGCRGPRAPGMPVPRRLHLWGPVPGSHPPGCASAPPAQPRRARPEGRRVPRGQPCAQTHRPTVPARYLRVRAPAPRPAAGPPLPRPFPSRKPRAPSSRARGGQSVRTRPPTGLGRAPAPGPALAAPPPAGLGPRPVNSSREAGRRSQRRGAPKGGDRAAPPARPAASDGPPAPGRPPGTLGTRERDPG; encoded by the coding sequence ATGGCAGTGCCCGGAACGCAGAGCTCTCTGCTCCTCTGGCCGGTGGCCCCCTCCTTCATCCCTCTGGGCCGTCCTGCGCCAAATCCCTCGAGGGCCGCCACCATTCCCGCCATTCCTACCTCAGTCTCGGGGAGCCCGGCAGGCGGCCAGGGCCGGTCCGAATCGCGCACCCACCCGCCCGGCCTCGGGCCCCTCCTGCGGTGCTTGGTCCGGCTCCCGCCACCACCGTCCGCAGCACGCGCCGGCGGGCAGACTCCCCTTTCTGGCCGCGCCCGGCGCTGGGGCTGCCGCGGTCCGCGCGCCCCCGGAATGCCGGTTCCGCGGCGGCTCCACCTGTGGGGCCCCGTCCCCGGCTCCCACCCGCCGGGCTGCGCCTCTgcgcccccagcccagccccgccgGGCGCGCCCGGAAGGTCGCCGAGTACCCCGGGGCCAGCCGTGCGCCCAGACGCACCGACCGACGGTGCCCGCCCGTTACCTGCGGGTCCGGGCGCCGGCTCCGCGCCCCGCCGCTGGGCCGCCGCTCCCGCGCCCCTTCCCCTCCCGCAAGCCCCGCGCGCCTTCCAGCCGGGCCCGGGGCGGCCAGAGCGTCCGCACGCGGCCCCCGACCGGCTTAGGACGTGCGCCCGCGCCCGGGCCCGCCCTGGCAGCCCCGCCGCCCGCAGGGCTCGGACCCCGGCCCGTGAACTCCTCCCGGGAGGCGGGAAGACGATCTCAGCGGCGGGGCGCCCCGAAGGGAGGGGACCGAGCCGCCCCTCCCGCCCGGCCCGCAGCCTCCGACGGCCCCCCGGCGCCCGGCCGCCCGCCCGGGACCCTCGGGACCCGCGAGCGGGACCCCGGCTGA